The following is a genomic window from Bactrocera tryoni isolate S06 chromosome 2, CSIRO_BtryS06_freeze2, whole genome shotgun sequence.
CTTTGGTAGCACCCTCGCCTCCCACCGATGTTTGGACCGATATCCCGGTCTGCTTCCTTCCTTCATCTTCCTCCATTGCGAGTTTTAGAATCGGGATCTCTACCCCTAGCGTTTTATACCTACCGCTAGGTACCTCATTAGCAAAGGCCGTTGGATTATCCATTCACCTACTTCTGAGGATGCATATAAAGCAGTCTAACATAAGGGGATGATTGGGAAGATACGTCAGCCTTCGCTAGAAGCCGCCTAGCTACAATGACTCTGTCAGAAGCCAACTTGAGATCAtgacattgtaagcagcgacaCCCATTGCCCAGTCGGAGGATACAGCTAAGTGGATTTTTGCTGACTACAATCACTATAACGCAGGTGAACTGGTTCTTGATGAGGCACTTCAATGGATGCTATGTGAAATATGGAGGAACTTTCCTTAAAGAGTGAAagtatttcagttttttataaGAACCTCTTTGTCTTTGCTGTTGCTTAACATCTTGTATAtagacttttttttaattacggaCTTATTAGTTGCAGTCAATTACAATGTATTCGATAAATCTACAACTGCATATATCCAACTATAGATCATTGCAACTCTGTTCAAATTGCATATTAAGAACGCATTTACAGTTACAATTAACACAAATGTTAGAATTGGGTATTTCCATAACTATTTACTTCTGCTAATTTTCGCtgataatttttacattttatctAACAAGATACTGAGTCATTTGGCATATAGAAAATCGCACATATGATATAAGAATGAATGTATGCGGCATATGTCACATACAACAATTTATACCCCATAGGTCAATTTAGAGAATGAGTTAACCCTGCATTTGGAAATAACGATTCAGAGTATAAATTGATCCTTGAGCAAATAACTAAGTAGAAGCAGTGGAAAATCGAGCTACTTCGATTTACGCGGTTTTAACAAAAGATATTTCGCCGCAAATACCCTTTTAACCGCACCTATTCTCGTCTAATTATGCGACAATTAGTGAAAGCCATCATTGATATAGTAGTATAGACTATAATTGTCTCTATTTACATCGCACGAAGCAGTACCTGAACCTAACCCaacttaatttattaaaatattcactAATTACCATCAAAAATTATACTTCGTTTAGCTCGGCTGCTCCCATAACTATAACTACAATTAGTTCAAATTGACTTTGTAATATGTTAATAACTCATTAAGTACTTCTGATTACTGTTCGTCCCAAACGTTTCACTTGTTGATCCatcaatttgtttaaatgtgTTTATCAAAATCTAGCAGGGCAATAAACATTTGCTTGTAATTAGTAAACTGTTAATTATTCTGTTTATGTATAGTTTACACTTTTCAGCAAAACTTCATAGCAGGCTAGTCGAACAGGCATTTTTTATACAGTTAATACCCATTTCTCGTAAATTTTTCAAAGGTGATCATATTTTATAGTACTCTAACTCCAAACTCCGGAACCACGTGGACTTCACAGTCCTATTGATACTAATGCGGAAAAGACGAAGCTTTTGGAGAATTTCAAACACGTTTCTCTCAAAACTGTGtcttgaagtcggttggcaagatttcccGAGGACTATTCAACCGATCTTAATGAAATAttacacagatctttgagatacaattctcaAAGACTGAGAcccaggattttttttcgattatatgtaggtaggagtgcagccctatcgggctcaattagcactttttatttgaaataaaaaatttcatgatattttccctttttttgttaaattgtctgtaaaaaaaaccaattttcagtttttatacttTGTCCAAGTTTTAAACTAAGGTTTTAACAAAAACACCCATGTAATCTCTTATGGCACTTTATCGATAAGCGgcggtattttttttaatctataaaTAGGATTTTGACATTAAAAGGAACATGACTTTCCAGCTGTTTAAGTGAGACCATTCCTGCCTTCACGTTTATGAGGCTGATTAACTAACCTAATCTATATCAAGTCTCAAATAACAATCAGCTAAAAAAATGTgatcaagaaataaaaaaggggTTTACTTTCAACCGATTTGGAATGCACTAGTTAGTAGTTCTAAGCATCACAAGGCACCGTCGTTTTTAGTATTCAGGTGGGATCATTCGTGACTTCACGAATAACAGCCTTACCCATGCTTACGAAAGCGAACCTATCCCAACTTTTAAATAGCAATCAATTAATTAGATTTAAAAGGGTAATCAAGTAATAAAAAAGGGCTATTAAATGGTTTGCAACCAACCGGTTTCTAATGCAGTACTTAGTTTACTACATAGAAAATTCGAAATAGAACAAATGAGTATCGTTAAGTAAGGCATTGTCTGCTACCCTTCCGCAATTTGTTTTACTGTCAGTTAAATTAccatttaaattaacaaaataattaaaatagcaAAGTAACAAAACTATTGCTATTTACACTGATAATTTTTGCAATAGAAGTGTACTCGGGGCGTGTGAAAAAGTAAGAACGCCGAGGTTTACGCCGAaaacttttcaataaatttttaagcagTTTAAGAGTGGTTATGATAGTTTTCAAATAGTTgctatatcaatattttttataaatattcttaattatatactgatacatatatagtactaaaaatatgaaatatatatatgcgaGTATAATAATAGAGTAATAAACGCCTTAGAAACATATGGGTGGTTTTAATATTCCTGTTCAACATTGACGAACAAGTAGTACGACAATTGCACTATTAACTAACTATTATCTGATCATCTCTTTAATGAATGTCTAGAacgaataaatcaaaataatatgtGTTATTTATGATTATGTGAGGCATAAATTATGGTATTCCCAATATTAAAGCATATTTTTACGGTAGCTACAGCTAAACTATAATTGTGacttatttacaaaattagatCAGCACCAATGAAGAGTTCAAACTGATATTTCCTACCTAagaataatttctttaataaatatttaagttaaagcCCCTAACATTTTAGAGTATGTTCCAGATAGACACAAGAATTTAGCATTATTATCTTATTGACTCTCGTTCTATATGATTTTGTTTCTATTATTCAAACCTAGAGCGATGTTCTGGATCTGCTTTCTATAGACTGGATAAGGAGCGAGTAAATGGATCTGGCAGTGCACGAgcacaagacgaaatatcttctgttatcaaacaagcagtcgtgGCACACGCGACGAGGCTCCCACGTcgttgttgacagtcataacttcaaagtcgtagataatatcGTCTACCTATACCCGCCGGGGCttgcagaggaagaagaagacctccacttagttggagagatcaggtgacgaatgacctggctgcacttggtatctcgaatcgactggcgcgctgttgtaaactcggttataaccgcgtagGCGGTGCCTACTCCAGTAAGGAAGAAGTACAGAAACCTTTAGACGATTTTAAAGTTTAGTAACCCAAATTATAATGTGtctcaatattaaaaattgtaaaagtctGAAAAAAGTCAGTATTAAGAGAGGTCCCTAACGAGTCTACCATTAAAAAGTGTCGTAGCTATTGATCATTGCGGATTAACCATAAATCCTTATAAAACTGAGCtagttttatttactagaagataCAAAATCCCTGAGCTTACTCTGCTTTCGTTGAGGTGGTCTTTTCTTCCATCGGTGAACAGGGGCTTATCCTTTATAGGAAGCTCTCATGGAAACCAAACATCGAGGAGAGAGTGAGGAAGGCATCAGTCGCTTTGTATTGCTGCAGGAGAGCCATTGGAAAAGTTGGGGTCTTTCACCAAAAGTTGTATAGCGTAGTGGTGGCTCTATGAAACCGTGGTTAAGCATATAATGTTTTATTCAGTCGTTGTCTGATGGAAGGCGTTCGAAAAAATCATTCTAGCTAACTCCTGTCAAATTGAGAGAAGATATAACAAAAGTTGTACATACAAGAACATCATTCTAATCATTAGCTTGTattacagctatatgctatattggtgcGATATCGGCGGGTCCGAAAAATGAGCAGTCTCTTGGGgtgatatgtatgtacgtgtgcgATCTCAGAATGATATCGCAACCACTgggagactagttcgtatatatgtgtacagacagacaggcagacgactaaatcgactcagttcgtcatgctgatcatttatataaacatattaaagGGTCTCCCACGTTTCCTTATTggtattacaaacttcttaGCAAACTTCATATaacctgtttagggtataaaaacgcGCATGCGTTAATGGCACGCATGTTTGCTTGAGAGCAgcgaaaattaaattcataaaaaggGAATACGGCAATTTGAAGTTACTCTTCCACTTAGTATATTATGCAATATACCAAAACAcctacgcatacatacatatgcatatgtacatacatatggaggATGCACTTATCCTTTACGCAACGATGAAATTACGAAAGCCCACAAAGCGAAGCGGCAAACTGAAGTTGTGTGCAAAAGCTTCACCGAAACaagtttgatttttttgttcgtgatctttgttgttgtaaaactaagaaaaaaaataaagaaaacattgCATATAGTTTTTGGGTTTATTGCGAATtctaccaacaaaaacaaacactttTAAAGAGTGTAGTAAAACAAAGCGTGTgactaaatgttttttttttttatttttctgtttttttttatttacttatatttcttCTTTCGCTTCTGCCcgatttgctttaatttatgtGTTAATTAATCTTGGAGTTGCCTTATCAAAGTCTGCTCCGCAAGTTCTCATATTTATTATTCTAATTTGGGCATCaattcatacacatatacactcatacacacacatatacatatttatattattgtttattatttcctTTCTGTTTAGCATATGCCGGACCGGTGTTGACCGTAGGTCAAGTTTTCGAATCACACAAACCAACTCAGAAGCGCCGAGCGCGGTGTGCTTCGcggtatatatacatgtgtgtgtgtgtgtgcagtgaCAAACAGGCGTTAATTGCAAAATCAGCTGAAGGCTGGGATTCACTTATCAatcaacgacaacaacaatacacgGCGATTATTTGCACATTGCAGCGTTGACTTTACATTGCCTTGCTTCACacttatagaatttttttacacacattcacacacacatatacatataagtacattagGCCTTAATACAGGTAACTCGGTCGAGTATTGTGGCTCAACAGCGCCCTCAGCTTGTATATAAGCATTGATTTCGAGGGCTTGCTGGCATTCAGTAGCAAAGCGTCTGTCAACGCATTAACAACAACTAATTAACTCCAGACTCAAGTCAAATCAAATAAACAGCAGCAAGATGAAATGCACACTATTTGTATTCGCTATaatcgctttgttgttgtgcgccAGCGTACAGGCCGCAGACAAGTCGGGTGAGTAGATAGAAGAGGCGAATTGGCAACTAATTTGAATTAACATTTCACTTTTCAATACCTTTCACTTTCAAACGAAACATgcctctatatacatatgtgttatgtTCTTCGTGCACAGCTTGCTCGCAGCCCAAAGAAGTGGGTCCATGCCGCAAATCCGATCCGAAGGTCTTCTACAATAGCGAGTCGAAGGCCTGTGAGGACTTCATCTATGGCGGCTGCCAGGGTAACGACAATCGCTTCGACACCAAAGAGGAATGTGAGAAGCTTTGCCTTTAAGCGCTGCAACCGATGTATATCGATAAATTACACAATCGATTGTGTTGTACCATTTGAGGCGTTTAATTGTCGTTAATGCAAATGAGCATGAATATAAGTATGAGTATGagtatttgttaaataattattatttcacttttgttaATAAACAGTTAAGTTGCGCAAcatttgtttagaaataaacACGGtgtattatttacatacaaaaaaaaaagcaaaaaaggcaGTGGAATGTGATTGCGCTTAATTGCTCggtattaaattgattttatgcgcaattaaaaaaaattatatctaaaattatgaaCGAGTGGTGGTTATTAGCAACCTGTTGCAGATCATGTGAAATcgataagtacatatgtacatatgtataacacgTGGTAACACTTTGCAGTATAACTTTAGTGAAGCGGTCATGATTTTCGTGAGAGGGCGTGAATGAAGGGAAATAAGAAAAACCTTTAACGGTCAGTTTGCTATAGTGTGCAGATCTGTACAATATGTTTCGAGATTAGAGCCTTGATATATAACCTGAGACAGATTTCGTAAAGATAATTTATCAATTggaacatttttccatacaaagacttgattatGATCGGGCAGTTTGcgtagcagctatatgttatggtattccgatctaaaaaatttgttccgAGATTTTTGCATTGCCTAAGAAAATGGACTtcgcaaaatttcgtgaagatatcttcttaTTAAAAAgatttccttacaagaacttgattttgatctatgagtttgtatggcagctgtatccCATAGTCGTCCAATAAcggtgaaaaaaatattcaatgaaagaaaattcaaaataattatgttttgtAGCATAGTGTCTCTTTGAATTGTTTATTAACTTGTtacttgtaattatttttataaaatcactGTCGCTCCCATGCACAAATGAAGTGGAGGTGTTCGCTTGAGtgtgcatatgtacacatacatacttaagtgTGTACTATAATAATTCGAACtattatatgtgtttgtatatgcgTTTGTTAAtggggattttttttttttttggcttagtTAAGGCACCAACTACAATTAAAAGCCACTTTAAACAGTTAAAAAGTACACAGGAAGTGTGAATGAAATGATGAGATGATGTGACGGTAGATCAAACTATGATATTGTGATgatataataaaagaagaatgtGATAACGGTTCTGCACTTGAACGTACATTGATATTGTCAGTGGAACAGTTTTTACTTTAAGTAATATAAATATGATTATAAGCTAGCATAGTGTGACTGTAGCTCATTAAGTTGATGTGATGACGTTTTGGTGATGTGTAGGAGTCAACGGCACAGTTACCATCTTGAATTATATTTGCTGATGATAATATTATGCGAGTCGTTAAGATATATAAAGGTGATTTTCAAAAGATTGGTGAGATATCGCATCATGTCATCTGATGTAAATCAAGTGATGTGATGTACAATCATGTGATTTGATGTAAGATCAACTGATTTAATGTAAAAACATGTTATGTGAAGTTATATCATTTATTAAGTGATATTTCGATGAAATGTCATATGATGTGGTGTGATATTATTTAATGACATTTAACAACGTCTGATACGATGTGATATCATATAAATCATTTGATGGTATTTAACATCATAGTGTCATGTGATGTAGTATATTCCTACTTAGTCGATCAGAATTAAATTGTTATGGTATATggataaattaaataattttatgcaacgaaaaaagttttagttttatatacgAGGCTTCTCTTTAGAAAATCATAACCACCACACTGttgattataataatattaa
Proteins encoded in this region:
- the LOC120768228 gene encoding protease inhibitor-like, producing the protein MKCTLFVFAIIALLLCASVQAADKSACSQPKEVGPCRKSDPKVFYNSESKACEDFIYGGCQGNDNRFDTKEECEKLCL